A part of Paraburkholderia azotifigens genomic DNA contains:
- a CDS encoding bacteriophage N4 adsorption protein A, whose protein sequence is MNTAKQTQFNPARFQFGRAAAVLVCLTFCGVDAYAQPKLSPRAYRLADAAYASIANGNLPRAESYAERAWKVQPGSEQLGLLLLDVYVREGKTPEADALAEKLLQQFPDSPQVLAQNGFLAQRQQRSQMAFRYLSAALEKGTWTSEQQRTLRLAWADSALAAERPDEAEKALGPLTDESDVAVQLRLAQTRLIEGNRQAAVSAAQAALDHATTDADRSYAKAIIDQAHNAEAEEAQANARAHLQAAYDLLRERKDSQALEEFQAGFDAGAGNAGNYADAAYAAKRTFDNDRSVKLFEQSLDADDKEHEFDQQRRFGYKREVEQLEREWGFQLSLPYQTAAFGPEGTVDVLQPGFEAYWQPPKIGYRDGRILQFFVRGYGTAYDGSGNVTGAPTVQGSVGARYKPLPSQNLVVTGERLFKIGSLSTNDFLFRLGYSSEDGTDLRVTEPSWRSWQAYIEGAYFVNAGRYIIYTELRYGHTWRVSPVSEKLTVYPHIALAGDHDNKATDQTAIGIGPGVQFRFWFRESRYRAPASWADITVQYRVPLTSAARARGLVVRATLWF, encoded by the coding sequence GTGAATACGGCAAAGCAAACTCAATTCAATCCCGCGCGTTTCCAGTTCGGCCGTGCGGCTGCTGTGCTTGTCTGCCTCACGTTTTGTGGCGTCGATGCGTACGCGCAGCCCAAACTGTCGCCCCGTGCGTACCGGCTCGCCGACGCTGCGTATGCATCCATCGCCAACGGCAATCTGCCCCGCGCCGAAAGCTATGCGGAGAGGGCGTGGAAAGTACAGCCCGGCAGCGAACAACTCGGCTTGCTGCTTCTCGACGTGTATGTCCGCGAGGGCAAGACACCCGAAGCGGATGCGCTCGCCGAAAAGCTGCTGCAGCAATTTCCCGACAGCCCGCAGGTGCTCGCGCAAAACGGCTTTCTCGCGCAACGCCAGCAGCGCAGTCAGATGGCATTCCGGTACCTTTCGGCCGCGCTTGAGAAAGGAACGTGGACCAGTGAACAGCAGAGAACCTTGCGCCTGGCGTGGGCCGATAGCGCACTGGCCGCCGAGCGCCCCGACGAAGCAGAGAAGGCGCTTGGACCGCTGACCGACGAGTCGGACGTAGCCGTGCAGTTGCGGCTCGCTCAGACCCGGCTGATCGAAGGCAATCGCCAGGCTGCCGTTTCAGCGGCGCAAGCGGCGCTCGATCACGCAACGACGGACGCCGACCGCTCATACGCAAAGGCAATCATCGATCAGGCTCACAACGCCGAAGCCGAAGAGGCGCAGGCGAACGCGCGGGCTCATCTTCAGGCCGCCTACGACCTCTTGCGCGAGCGCAAGGATTCACAGGCTCTCGAAGAATTTCAGGCCGGCTTCGATGCAGGCGCAGGCAACGCGGGAAATTATGCCGACGCCGCCTATGCCGCAAAGCGAACCTTCGACAACGACCGCTCGGTCAAGCTCTTCGAGCAAAGCCTCGACGCAGACGACAAGGAACACGAGTTCGACCAGCAACGGCGTTTCGGATACAAACGCGAAGTCGAACAACTGGAAAGAGAATGGGGGTTCCAGCTCAGCTTGCCGTATCAGACGGCGGCATTCGGCCCTGAGGGAACGGTAGACGTATTGCAGCCCGGTTTTGAAGCGTACTGGCAGCCGCCGAAGATCGGCTATCGGGATGGACGCATTCTTCAGTTCTTCGTGCGCGGTTACGGCACGGCATACGACGGCTCCGGAAACGTGACGGGAGCGCCAACCGTTCAAGGCTCAGTGGGCGCGCGCTACAAGCCGCTCCCGTCGCAAAACCTCGTTGTGACAGGCGAGCGCCTGTTCAAGATCGGCAGCCTCTCGACAAACGACTTTCTTTTCCGGCTTGGCTACTCATCGGAAGACGGTACCGATCTGCGCGTGACGGAGCCGAGCTGGCGAAGCTGGCAGGCGTACATAGAAGGCGCGTATTTCGTCAATGCAGGCCGCTACATCATTTATACGGAATTGCGCTATGGACACACATGGCGCGTATCGCCCGTCAGCGAAAAGCTCACCGTCTATCCGCACATTGCACTCGCCGGCGATCACGATAACAAGGCCACCGATCAGACAGCTATCGGCATCGGACCCGGCGTGCAATTTCGATTCTGGTTCCGGGAATCCAGGTACCGCGCCCCGGCAAGCTGGGCAGATATAACCGTGCAATATCGCGTTCCGTTGACGTCGGCAGCCCGCGCTCGCGGTCTCGTCGTGCGTGCCACCTTGTGGTTCTGA
- a CDS encoding glycosyl transferase family protein has product MQTTTLWTVYLTGLNAVALLVACIIFISTIDDLFLDGFFWLSTLKRRIRGEQKQTVNPPMLRQLTEQHFAIMVPAWKEYDVIAKMVENTLSTIEYEHYTIFVGTYHNDPETTAEVERMIRRYPGRVTRATVLNDGPTCKADCLNWIIAAILRYEETHHIRFAGVVMHDCEDVIHPIELKYFNYAVESHDLVQLPVLSLPRKWNEFVAGTYMDDFSETHQKDIPTRERLTGVVPGAGVASCYGRRAIETAMKLRGGSPFNTDSLTEDYDFSFRLREMGMTETFAHFSISEESANASEEGEKGNPKEKVELLATREYFPDTFRTAYRQRARWILGIAFQGWEQLGWNGNLRTRYMFFRDRKGMVTSVVSVIAYVVLINFLALAALQAAGQQVFVDARLAMATDYLYPLLSINAVLLILRIWERYYFVAKLNGRLQGLLAIPRIIVNNLINFCAVCRAWKIYIRHLITGKAIAWDKTAHTFLSNEAMGKSRRRLGEILIEWGVLTQEKLEYILTVQGQCGRKLGELLVEHAYVMADTLADALAEQSELPRVSLANVAVDLCAGILPYELQHAFGIVPFSIAEDGTLNCAIGSPLTADEQAIVRRGAGSKVAYFIAADAELRSQLRKHNRYDELERARAQVLPFIDPKVRSGPGVA; this is encoded by the coding sequence ATGCAAACGACTACCCTCTGGACTGTCTACCTGACCGGGCTCAATGCGGTTGCGCTTCTGGTCGCGTGCATCATTTTTATCAGCACGATCGACGATCTCTTTCTGGACGGGTTCTTCTGGCTAAGCACACTGAAACGCCGGATACGTGGTGAACAGAAGCAGACGGTCAATCCGCCGATGCTTCGTCAACTCACCGAGCAGCACTTCGCGATCATGGTGCCGGCGTGGAAGGAGTACGACGTCATCGCCAAAATGGTCGAAAACACCTTATCGACCATCGAGTACGAGCACTACACGATCTTCGTAGGCACGTACCACAACGACCCGGAAACAACAGCCGAAGTCGAGCGGATGATCCGTCGCTATCCAGGGCGCGTCACCCGCGCAACCGTTCTCAACGACGGACCGACATGCAAGGCCGACTGCCTGAACTGGATCATCGCCGCTATCCTGCGTTATGAGGAAACCCATCACATTCGCTTCGCAGGCGTGGTCATGCACGATTGCGAGGATGTCATTCACCCCATCGAGTTGAAGTACTTCAACTACGCCGTCGAGAGCCATGATCTCGTGCAGCTTCCCGTTCTCTCGCTTCCGCGCAAATGGAACGAGTTTGTAGCGGGAACTTACATGGATGATTTCAGCGAGACGCATCAGAAAGATATTCCGACGCGCGAACGATTGACGGGCGTCGTCCCCGGGGCGGGAGTCGCGTCGTGCTATGGACGACGTGCGATCGAAACGGCGATGAAACTGCGCGGCGGTTCGCCCTTCAATACGGACTCGCTGACGGAAGACTACGACTTCAGTTTCCGACTGCGTGAAATGGGCATGACAGAAACATTCGCGCATTTCTCCATTTCGGAAGAATCGGCGAATGCTTCAGAAGAAGGCGAAAAAGGTAATCCAAAAGAGAAAGTCGAACTGCTTGCCACGCGCGAGTACTTCCCCGACACCTTTAGAACCGCCTATCGTCAGCGAGCCCGCTGGATTCTCGGCATCGCTTTCCAGGGATGGGAGCAACTCGGCTGGAACGGCAACCTGCGAACCCGTTACATGTTCTTTCGCGATCGCAAAGGGATGGTCACGTCGGTGGTTTCGGTGATCGCGTATGTCGTATTGATCAATTTCCTGGCACTTGCCGCGTTGCAGGCGGCCGGCCAGCAAGTATTCGTCGACGCACGGCTGGCAATGGCCACCGACTATCTCTATCCGCTGCTGTCGATCAATGCGGTGCTGCTGATCCTCCGCATCTGGGAGCGGTATTACTTTGTCGCGAAGCTGAACGGACGACTACAGGGCTTGCTCGCGATACCGCGCATTATCGTCAACAATCTGATCAATTTTTGCGCCGTATGCCGCGCGTGGAAAATCTATATCCGGCATCTGATAACAGGCAAGGCGATCGCGTGGGACAAAACGGCTCACACCTTCCTCTCGAATGAGGCAATGGGAAAATCTCGCCGACGTCTCGGCGAGATCCTGATCGAATGGGGCGTGCTCACCCAGGAGAAACTCGAGTACATTCTGACCGTGCAAGGCCAGTGCGGCAGGAAGCTCGGGGAACTGCTCGTCGAGCATGCGTATGTGATGGCCGATACGCTCGCCGATGCCCTTGCGGAGCAATCGGAACTTCCGCGCGTCAGTCTTGCGAACGTCGCAGTCGATCTCTGTGCGGGCATTTTGCCCTACGAGCTTCAGCACGCCTTCGGCATCGTCCCGTTTTCGATCGCCGAAGACGGGACGCTCAATTGCGCGATCGGCAGCCCCTTGACGGCCGACGAGCAGGCGATCGTTCGCCGCGGCGCCGGCAGCAAAGTGGCCTACTTCATTGCTGCCGATGCAGAACTGAGGAGCCAGTTGCGCAAGCATAACCGTTACGATGAACTCGAACGGGCACGCGCACAGGTTCTGCCGTTTATCGATCCGAAGGTCAGATCCGGACCGGGGGTCGCGTGA
- the glmS gene encoding glutamine--fructose-6-phosphate transaminase (isomerizing) — MCGIVGAVSQRNVVPMLIEGLRRLEYRGYDSCGIAVHRTGKPRRARCTARVNSLARTISDIHLEGSLGIAHTRWATHGAPATMNAHPIFSRDLIAIVHNGIIENHESLKAMLVEQGYEFQTETDTEVIAHLVHSFYDGDLLSAVMRSTHMFRGTYAIAAFSNSEPGRMVGAREGSPLVAGIGETETFLASDALALAGYTNRFVFLEDGDVVDLKPGQVTVWDRDRRSVERPNRLIEQSLEDTSLGSFSHYMQKEIFEQPLAITNTLANVASLGSSIFEDADRSTFENVDKVLLLGCGTSHHAGLVARQWFESVARVPAQAEIASEFRYREQCHDPRTLVVPVSQSGETADTLAALKYAQAMGLDNTLAIGNVANSAMMRAARSRFQTRAGVEIGVASSKAFTTQLVALFLLAATLGRVRGTLSSQQETSYLQQLHKLPVACRAVLAKEPQVIAWANEISTRESAFYLGRGVHFPIAMEGALKLKEIAYIHAEAYAAGELKHGPLALVTPDTPAVVSAPNDALLDKLKSNMQEVRARGGQLFVITDNGAGIPSGSGTRTLETGAHFGLLSPILHVLPMQLLAYHSGCARHTDIDKPRNLAKSVTVE, encoded by the coding sequence ATGTGTGGAATCGTGGGGGCCGTGTCGCAGCGTAATGTTGTCCCGATGCTGATCGAGGGATTACGCCGGCTGGAGTATCGAGGCTATGATTCGTGCGGTATAGCGGTTCACCGGACGGGAAAACCCAGACGTGCGCGCTGTACCGCGCGTGTCAATTCGCTCGCAAGAACGATCTCCGATATCCATCTGGAAGGGTCGCTGGGCATTGCGCATACGCGTTGGGCAACGCACGGGGCCCCCGCAACGATGAATGCGCATCCGATTTTTTCACGTGATCTGATCGCCATCGTCCACAACGGGATCATCGAAAATCACGAATCGCTCAAGGCGATGTTGGTGGAGCAAGGCTATGAGTTCCAGACGGAGACAGACACCGAGGTAATCGCTCATCTCGTTCATTCGTTTTACGACGGCGATCTGCTTTCCGCCGTGATGCGCTCGACCCACATGTTTCGCGGCACCTACGCCATTGCGGCATTCAGCAATAGTGAGCCGGGCCGCATGGTGGGGGCGCGGGAAGGTTCGCCTCTGGTGGCTGGAATCGGCGAAACAGAAACGTTTCTGGCGTCGGATGCACTGGCGTTGGCAGGCTACACGAATCGCTTTGTCTTTCTCGAGGATGGCGATGTCGTCGACCTGAAGCCCGGTCAGGTGACGGTGTGGGATCGGGACCGGCGTAGCGTGGAGCGCCCGAACCGGCTGATCGAACAGTCACTCGAAGATACCTCGCTCGGATCGTTCTCGCACTACATGCAGAAAGAGATCTTCGAGCAGCCGCTTGCGATCACCAATACCTTGGCGAATGTCGCTTCGCTCGGTTCTTCGATTTTCGAGGACGCTGACCGTTCAACGTTTGAAAACGTCGATAAAGTTCTTCTGTTAGGGTGCGGGACGAGTCACCATGCGGGGCTTGTCGCGCGGCAGTGGTTCGAGAGTGTGGCGAGAGTACCCGCACAGGCAGAAATTGCCAGCGAATTCCGCTATCGTGAACAGTGCCACGATCCGCGTACGCTGGTCGTGCCCGTGTCACAGTCGGGAGAGACGGCTGACACCCTCGCAGCACTGAAGTACGCGCAGGCGATGGGTCTCGACAATACGCTCGCAATCGGAAATGTCGCGAACAGTGCGATGATGCGAGCGGCGCGAAGCCGGTTTCAGACGAGGGCAGGTGTCGAAATCGGAGTCGCCTCGTCCAAGGCATTCACGACACAACTTGTTGCGCTATTTCTGCTCGCGGCTACTCTAGGACGAGTCCGCGGCACGTTGTCGTCACAGCAGGAGACGAGCTATCTTCAGCAATTGCACAAATTGCCGGTAGCGTGTCGCGCAGTGCTTGCGAAAGAACCACAAGTCATCGCATGGGCAAACGAAATAAGCACGCGTGAAAGCGCGTTCTATCTGGGGCGCGGCGTGCATTTCCCGATTGCAATGGAGGGCGCGCTGAAGCTCAAGGAAATCGCCTATATCCACGCCGAGGCGTACGCCGCCGGGGAACTCAAGCATGGGCCGTTGGCGCTGGTCACGCCGGACACACCGGCCGTGGTGTCCGCACCCAACGACGCGCTGCTCGACAAATTGAAGTCGAACATGCAGGAGGTGCGAGCGCGTGGCGGACAGTTGTTCGTCATTACCGATAACGGAGCGGGGATTCCAAGCGGGTCAGGGACAAGAACGCTTGAAACAGGCGCACACTTCGGACTTCTTTCTCCAATTCTTCATGTGCTGCCAATGCAGTTGCTCGCATACCACAGCGGTTGTGCGAGACATACGGACATCGATAAACCGCGCAATCTGGCGAAGTCGGTGACGGTGGAATAA
- a CDS encoding helix-turn-helix transcriptional regulator, producing the protein MRRVSDAILSIYKVSKNSTQTEFLTHVFQIIGEYVPYGRIRWRAGVVGDAGLTVYTLGALTAPCVSEIDVRYVKGSESILLPRIDCPADESAHDRDEFEHLANTIAVWYRFGGHADAPSVTSGLRFANLSFFVLSLQRDGSSSSFTDNDREIVQTLHSHISEAWGTNATDRLERFRHVQHEQEGAGAIVTASGIVMFADDRFVQHVATRWPRPVDAHLPDPLRLALIAGKTSFVENAHRYRIMRDGPIACICAHPRRAVDSLTARELQVAQQIALGLTHKEIARLLGISPSTVRKQIVSIHERMGVRNNAELAAQLGPGLSP; encoded by the coding sequence ATGAGACGGGTAAGCGACGCGATATTGTCTATCTATAAGGTGTCGAAAAATAGCACTCAAACTGAGTTCCTGACGCACGTATTTCAGATCATTGGCGAATATGTACCTTATGGCCGTATTCGCTGGCGTGCCGGTGTCGTGGGCGACGCTGGCCTGACCGTTTATACGCTCGGAGCGCTCACAGCGCCTTGCGTCTCTGAAATCGATGTCAGGTATGTCAAAGGCAGTGAATCTATCTTGCTACCGCGTATCGATTGCCCCGCGGACGAGAGCGCACATGATCGCGACGAGTTCGAGCATCTCGCGAATACGATCGCTGTCTGGTATCGCTTCGGAGGACACGCGGACGCGCCTTCCGTCACAAGCGGTCTCCGTTTTGCAAACCTGTCTTTTTTCGTCCTTTCGCTGCAACGCGATGGTTCGTCGTCTTCATTCACGGACAACGATCGCGAGATCGTGCAGACCTTGCACAGTCACATCAGCGAGGCGTGGGGAACGAACGCTACCGACAGGCTAGAACGCTTCCGGCACGTCCAGCACGAGCAGGAAGGCGCCGGTGCAATCGTCACCGCGAGCGGCATCGTGATGTTCGCCGACGATCGTTTCGTGCAACACGTTGCCACCCGATGGCCGAGGCCCGTTGACGCGCATCTTCCCGATCCGCTGCGCCTTGCATTGATTGCCGGAAAAACGAGCTTCGTCGAAAACGCCCACAGATATCGCATCATGCGCGACGGACCCATCGCGTGTATCTGCGCTCATCCAAGAAGAGCCGTCGATTCACTGACCGCGCGTGAATTGCAGGTTGCACAACAGATCGCGCTCGGCCTCACTCATAAGGAAATAGCGCGATTGCTCGGCATCTCCCCGAGCACCGTCAGAAAACAGATCGTCTCGATCCACGAACGCATGGGCGTGCGCAACAACGCAGAACTTGCCGCTCAGCTTGGACCGGGGCTTAGCCCGTAG
- a CDS encoding methyltransferase, with protein MARTPDTEQQAPRADHAADAAPSPEHILQVAMGFWASKTLLSAVELKLFTHLARGPQNATQLTETLGLHPRPALDFLDALVALNVLNRVDGVYSNTRDADVFLDQEKPAYIGGLLEMANSRLYPFWGSLTEALRTGAPQNESKHGGNVFEAIYSDEARLRTFLHAMSGVSLGAARAIAQQFPWRNYRTFIDIGTAQGALPVQIALAHPHLTGGGFDLPPVGPVFEEYVASQGLQERLKFHAGNFFDDPCPGADVLVMGHILHDWDLDQKRTLLRKCHDALPEGGCLIVYDAMIDDDRRHNAFGLLMSLNMLIETRGGFDYTGAQCIEWMREAGFRDVRVEPLAGADSMAVGIR; from the coding sequence ATGGCACGGACACCCGACACGGAACAGCAGGCGCCGCGCGCCGATCACGCCGCAGACGCGGCCCCTTCGCCCGAACACATCCTGCAGGTGGCCATGGGCTTCTGGGCATCGAAGACCTTGCTCTCGGCGGTGGAACTGAAACTGTTCACGCATCTCGCGCGCGGCCCGCAAAACGCCACACAGCTCACCGAGACGCTGGGACTGCATCCGCGCCCGGCACTCGATTTTCTGGACGCGCTTGTCGCGCTCAACGTGCTGAATCGTGTCGACGGCGTCTACAGCAATACACGGGACGCGGACGTCTTTCTCGACCAGGAGAAGCCGGCTTATATCGGCGGGCTGCTCGAGATGGCGAACTCACGGCTCTATCCGTTCTGGGGTTCGCTCACGGAAGCGTTGCGCACGGGCGCGCCGCAAAACGAGTCGAAGCACGGCGGCAACGTCTTCGAGGCAATTTATAGCGACGAAGCGCGGCTGCGTACGTTCCTGCACGCGATGAGCGGCGTCAGCCTCGGCGCGGCGCGCGCCATCGCGCAGCAGTTTCCGTGGCGGAACTACCGTACGTTCATCGACATCGGCACGGCGCAAGGTGCATTGCCCGTGCAGATCGCACTTGCGCATCCGCATCTGACGGGGGGCGGCTTCGACTTGCCGCCGGTGGGTCCCGTCTTCGAGGAATACGTCGCGTCGCAGGGCTTGCAGGAGCGTTTGAAGTTCCATGCAGGCAACTTCTTCGACGATCCCTGCCCAGGCGCCGACGTGCTCGTGATGGGCCATATCCTGCACGACTGGGATCTCGACCAGAAGCGCACGCTGCTGCGCAAATGCCACGACGCGCTGCCGGAAGGCGGCTGCCTGATCGTCTACGACGCGATGATCGACGACGACCGCCGCCACAACGCGTTCGGCCTGTTGATGAGCCTGAACATGCTGATCGAGACGCGCGGCGGCTTCGACTACACAGGCGCGCAGTGCATCGAATGGATGCGCGAAGCGGGCTTCAGGGACGTGCGTGTCGAGCCGCTGGCCGGCGCTGATTCGATGGCGGTAGGCATCAGGTAG
- a CDS encoding DUF3331 domain-containing protein, translated as MQTDDNMIERALLRLLSPGEVLLNQPVETTYKKKMRREKARAVRRTHEAEWIALPARIVVHEVLSAHTLSICWSDSQTGNYAEQVWRLGLARDDGLCALSGRPIVEGDDVFRPRRSVMCVPANWSRMILASAVSSGNGRSFP; from the coding sequence ATGCAAACCGATGACAACATGATCGAGCGGGCGCTGCTGCGTTTGCTGTCCCCTGGAGAGGTGCTGTTGAATCAGCCTGTCGAAACGACGTACAAGAAGAAAATGCGTCGGGAGAAAGCCCGGGCCGTGCGAAGGACACACGAAGCTGAATGGATTGCGCTGCCTGCGCGTATCGTCGTGCATGAAGTTCTTTCCGCTCATACGCTCAGTATCTGTTGGAGCGATTCGCAGACGGGGAACTACGCCGAGCAGGTATGGCGCCTCGGCCTGGCGCGTGACGATGGCCTTTGCGCGCTCTCCGGCCGGCCTATCGTCGAAGGGGATGACGTCTTTCGCCCTCGGCGCAGTGTGATGTGCGTTCCCGCAAACTGGAGCCGGATGATTCTCGCATCGGCCGTGTCGAGCGGAAACGGACGCTCGTTTCCTTAA
- a CDS encoding NRAMP family divalent metal transporter, with protein sequence MERHPDKQTLRVSGERTDGPARSWAADVGPGLVTLGSDNDPSGIATYTLAGAWYRYDLLWVCVLSYPSMVALQLISARVASITGKGLTDNMRQHYAPVFFYFAVARFLLANTFNIAVDILAMGTAVRAVAGGPVALLSLLCGVASLILQWCVPYARYARIVQWLTLGMFAYAGVILLLHVPWHAVAIRAFIPRMVWTKDYTTMVLALFGTTMSPYLLFSQAEQEVEERQEHPSPGSSAGSNEELRKLRRDTLLRTALSNAVALAIMLASAAAFQFSHYAPGEPVALERVLEPLAHGFAPQVLGLALLGSALLALPPLAGSAAQAAASSFDWRHGEKRNTRIAVLLVAITAIGTAAAVALAMSGIDPVTALYWSALVNGMTITPVLALLVLLSSKREAVGDLVAHWSLRVLCWLATIATGAVLIVHYVVEFV encoded by the coding sequence ATGGAGCGTCATCCGGACAAGCAGACTCTGCGCGTAAGCGGCGAGCGCACTGACGGGCCGGCGCGTTCGTGGGCCGCCGACGTCGGCCCCGGTCTCGTGACGCTCGGCTCCGACAACGACCCGAGCGGCATCGCCACCTACACGCTCGCGGGAGCGTGGTATCGCTATGACCTGCTTTGGGTGTGCGTGTTGTCCTATCCGTCGATGGTCGCGCTCCAGCTGATTTCCGCGCGCGTCGCGTCGATCACCGGCAAGGGATTGACCGACAACATGCGGCAGCACTATGCGCCTGTCTTTTTCTATTTTGCCGTCGCGCGATTCCTGCTCGCCAACACGTTCAACATCGCCGTCGATATCCTCGCGATGGGCACGGCAGTGCGCGCCGTCGCGGGCGGCCCGGTCGCTTTGCTGTCGCTGCTATGCGGCGTCGCGTCGCTGATACTGCAATGGTGCGTCCCCTACGCGCGTTACGCACGGATCGTTCAATGGCTCACGCTGGGCATGTTCGCGTATGCCGGCGTTATCCTGCTGCTCCACGTGCCCTGGCACGCCGTTGCGATTCGCGCGTTTATCCCGCGAATGGTCTGGACGAAGGACTACACGACGATGGTGCTCGCGCTGTTCGGCACTACGATGAGCCCGTATCTGTTGTTCTCGCAGGCCGAGCAGGAAGTGGAGGAGCGGCAGGAACATCCGTCGCCGGGGTCATCGGCCGGTTCCAATGAGGAACTGCGCAAGCTGCGCAGAGACACGCTGCTGCGGACCGCGCTTTCCAACGCGGTTGCATTGGCGATCATGTTGGCGTCTGCCGCTGCATTTCAGTTTTCGCACTACGCGCCGGGCGAACCGGTCGCGCTTGAACGCGTACTCGAACCGCTCGCTCACGGGTTTGCACCACAGGTTCTCGGACTCGCATTGCTCGGCTCGGCGCTTCTCGCATTGCCGCCGCTGGCCGGCTCGGCTGCCCAGGCTGCCGCCAGTTCGTTCGACTGGCGGCACGGCGAAAAACGCAACACACGCATCGCTGTCCTGCTAGTCGCTATCACCGCGATCGGTACTGCAGCGGCCGTCGCGTTAGCGATGAGCGGCATCGATCCCGTCACCGCACTTTACTGGAGCGCGCTCGTCAACGGGATGACGATTACGCCCGTGCTCGCGTTGCTGGTGCTGCTGAGTTCGAAGCGCGAAGCCGTGGGCGATCTGGTCGCGCACTGGTCGTTGCGCGTGCTGTGCTGGCTGGCGACGATCGCGACGGGCGCCGTGCTGATCGTGCATTATGTCGTCGAGTTCGTTTAA